The genome window GCTTCGATTGAAAAATTCGTAAACCTTTATGAGCAATTTGACCCTAATTTAGGTGTGCCGCTCGAAAGTTATTTAGTTCACAAAATTAAGCTTTTTATGCTAGGTTACGCGACATCTTTTACTACAAAAAATTACCAAATTAATAATTTCTCTGTTTCACTTGATGAATTAACTGAAACAATTCAATTTGCTGCTGACTGTGATTTTGAGCAATACGAAATTCAGGACATCTATAGTCGAATTACAGACCCACTTGATGAAGTTGAGCAAGAAATGTTTCAAATGTTTTTTCTTCAAGATCTGCCGACTAAAGACATTGCAAAAAAAGTTGGGATTACAACTCAAAAAGTTAATGATTTTGTACGACTTACTAGTAATAAATTACGTAACTTTTTTTAAGTTTAGGTTATAATATTATAATATAAAATTTAGTCTTTGTAGTTTATAATTCTTATGAAAAAAAAAATTAGTTTAAGTTGTTTTGTTTGCAAAAATCGGAATTATAAAACAAACAAATCAATACAAACTCGTCTCCAGATCAATAAATTTTGTAAGGTTTGCCGTAAATCCACTTTGCATCAAGAGGAAAAATAGTGAAAAAAAAACGTGAAAAAGAGTCTAAAACTAAAAAAATCAAAAAGACAAGGGAAAAAAAGTATTTTTTCCGTCTTTTTGTAAAAGAGATGAAAAGAGTAAAATGGCCTAGTAGTCGCGTTGCTTTTCGAAGTTTTGGACAATCAATTGTTTTTTCAACTATTTTTATGGTTGTTTTTTTTGCTATCACTATTATTGCGGCGCTCATTTGAAATCAAGTTGGTGTTGGAATTTAGAAAAAGGTTGGCGTTATTATGAAAGTTTATAAGTGGTATATGATTTCAACGATTTCCTCAAAAGAAGACGTTGCCATTAGTTTACTTAAAAATAAAATTAAATACGAAGGTTTAGAAGAACATTTTCAAGAAATCATAAAATTTGATGTTCCCTATTACGATGAAAATACCGAACAAAATGGTGAAAAAAAGTTAAAATACCGTAATTTATACAAAGGATATTTTTTCATCAAAATGAATATGGTCGACAGGGCTTGATTTGTTGTTCGAAACACTCAATATGTGACTGGACTTGTCGGATCTCATGGTCGAGGGACAAAACCAACCCCAATTTCCTTGCGCCAATTTGAAAAAATGAAGGAAAATTGAAATCAAAAAATCCTTAATTTTCAACAAAATAACGACGGTGCAATTAGTTGACAAATTGGAGATTGGGTTAAAGTAACTCAAGGACCTTTTTCTGAT of Mesomycoplasma dispar contains these proteins:
- a CDS encoding sigma-70 RNA polymerase sigma factor region 4 domain-containing protein; amino-acid sequence: MWLNRKEKIRKNKRCFKVLNKYSHILLACAKQVMKTFALIPITYLDLFNASIEKFVNLYEQFDPNLGVPLESYLVHKIKLFMLGYATSFTTKNYQINNFSVSLDELTETIQFAADCDFEQYEIQDIYSRITDPLDEVEQEMFQMFFLQDLPTKDIAKKVGITTQKVNDFVRLTSNKLRNFF
- the rpmG gene encoding 50S ribosomal protein L33, whose amino-acid sequence is MKKKISLSCFVCKNRNYKTNKSIQTRLQINKFCKVCRKSTLHQEEK
- the secE gene encoding preprotein translocase subunit SecE produces the protein MKKKREKESKTKKIKKTREKKYFFRLFVKEMKRVKWPSSRVAFRSFGQSIVFSTIFMVVFFAITIIAALIWNQVGVGI
- the nusG gene encoding transcription termination/antitermination protein NusG, which produces MKVYKWYMISTISSKEDVAISLLKNKIKYEGLEEHFQEIIKFDVPYYDENTEQNGEKKLKYRNLYKGYFFIKMNMVDRAWFVVRNTQYVTGLVGSHGRGTKPTPISLRQFEKMKENWNQKILNFQQNNDGAISWQIGDWVKVTQGPFSDDLGKIIEMNETKTLITVELENVFGRRTPATFEYKNLKRVND